A genomic stretch from Solanum stenotomum isolate F172 chromosome 8, ASM1918654v1, whole genome shotgun sequence includes:
- the LOC125872179 gene encoding elongation factor TuB, chloroplastic encodes MASISAASATAAAASTKINTSGGSVLPSKSSKLILSSSFTPTPSTLFLHSPATTTPSSSTRHRRFTVRAARGKFERKKPHVNIGTIGHVDHGKTTLTAALTMALASLGNSAPKKYDEIDAAPEERARGITINTATVEYETENRHYAHVDCPGHADYVKNMITGAAQMDGAILVVSGADGPMPQTKEHILLAKQVGVPNMVVFLNKEDQVDDEELLELVELEVRELLSSYEFPGDDIPIHCGSALLALEALMANPSIKRGDDQWVDKIYKLMDSVDEYIPIPQRQTELPFLMAIEDVFSITGRGTVATGRVERGTVKTGEIVDIVGLKDTRNTTVTGVEMFQKILDEAMAGDNVGLLLRGIQKIDIQRGMVLAKPGSITPHTKFEALVYVLKKEEGGRHSPFFAGYRPQFYMRTTDVTGKVTAIMTDKGEESKMVMPGDRVNMVVELIMPVACEQGMRFAIREGGKTVGAGVIQKILE; translated from the coding sequence ATGGCTTCAATTTCAGCAGCTTCTGCAACTGCTGCTGCTGCTTCTACAAAGATTAATACCAGTGGAGGTAGTGTTCTTCCTTCTAAATCCTCTAAGCTTATCCTTTCATCTTCTTTTACACCAACCCCATCAACCCTTTTTCTCCATTCACCAGCCACTACTACACCTTCTTCTTCTACCCGCCACCGCCGGTTTACTGTCCGAGCTGCGCGTGGTAAATTCGAAAGGAAGAAACCCCATGTCAATATTGGTACAATTGGCCATGTTGACCATGGGAAAACCACACTTACAGCTGCTTTGACCATGGCGCTTGCTTCTCTGGGTAACTCCGCCCCCAAGAAGTATGATGAAATTGATGCTGCCCCTGAAGAAAGGGCTCGTGGTATTACGATTAATACTGCCACAGTGGAGTATGAAACTGAAAATCGGCATTACGCTCATGTGGATTGCCCTGGTCACGCTGATTATGTGAAGAATATGATTACTGGTGCTGCTCAAATGGATGGAGCTATACTTGTTGTTTCAGGTGCTGATGGTCCAATGCCGCAGACGAAGGAACATATTTTGCTTGCTAAGCAAGTGGGTGTCCCTAATATGGTTGTTTTCTTGAACAAAGAGGACCaagttgatgatgaggagttgCTTGAGCTTGTTGAGTTGGAGGTAAGAGAGTTATTGTCAAGTTATGAGTTTCCTGGTGATGATATTCCTATTCATTGTGGGTCTGCCCTTTTGGCTTTAGAGGCTTTAATGGCTAATCCTAGTATTAAAAGGGGTGATGATCAATGGGTTGATAAGATTTATAAATTGATGGACTCTGTTGATGAATATATTCCTATTCCACAAAGACAAACTGAATTGCCTTTCTTGATGGCTATTGAAGATGTGTTTTCTATTACTGGTAGAGGTACAGTGGCTACAGGGAGAGTTGAGAGAGGGACTGTTAAGACAGGGGAAATTGTTGATATAGTTGGATTGAAGGACACTAGGAACACTACAGTAACAGGAGTTGAGATGTTTCAGAAGATATTGGATGAAGCAATGGCAGGAGATAATGTGGGGTTGTTGTTGAGAGGTATTCAGAAGATTGATATTCAAAGAGGAATGGTGTTGGCAAAACCTGGATCAATTACTCCACACACCAAGTTTGAAGCTTTGGTGTATGTGTTGAAAAAGGAAGAAGGTGGCAGGCATTCCCCTTTCTTTGCTGGTTATAGGCCACAGTTTTACATGAGAACAACTGATGTGACTGGAAAGGTTACTGCTATTATGACTGACAAGGGAGAGGAATCTAAGATGGTCATGCCTGGTGATCGCGTAAACATGGTGGTTGAGCTCATTATGCCAGTTGCTTGTGAGCAGGGAATGAGGTTCGCTATTAGGGAAGGAGGAAAGACTGTCGGAGCTGGTGTTATTCAGAAAATCTTAGAATGA
- the LOC125872193 gene encoding protein DEHYDRATION-INDUCED 19 homolog 5-like isoform X3, with the protein MAFPLIDSFLNEAEDVRAWFPCPFCYVEIEVPMLCSHLQDEHCFDLKNAVCPICAATLGKDPTGHFSVQHAHSVKRRRNYLKPGFWNNAAAMIGKDPREMASFFGTDSAFGRYKVQELAPDPLLLPFLCNFAPSDLKCRQQDKSSVCDTATPEIESSKLAVSDPALEEDFEEKRQRAAFLQELVASTIF; encoded by the exons ATTCTTTCTTGAATGAAGCAGAAGATGTTAGAGCTTGGTTCCCTTGCCCTTTCTGTTATGTCGAAATTGAAGTGCCAATGCTTTGCAGCCATTTGCAAGACGAGCAttgttttgacttaaaaaacGCG GTCTGTCCCATATGTGCTGCAACTTTGGGCAAAGATCCTACAGGGCATTTTTCTGTGCAACATGCACACTCAGTAAAG AGGAGGAGAAATTACCTAAAGCCTGGCTTCTGGAATAATGCTGCAGCTATGATCGGAAAGGATCCTCGAGAAATGGCTTCATTTTTTGGCACAGATTCAGCATTTGGTCGATATAAGGTTCAAGAATTGGCTCCTGATCCACTTTTATTGCCATTTCTCTGCAATTTTGCTCCTTCTGATCTGAAATGCAGGCAGCAAGATAAGTCCTCTGTTTGTGACACTGCTACTCCTGAAATAGAAAG CAGCAAGTTAGCTGTATCTGATCCAGCACTAGAAGAGGATTTTGAAGAGAAAAGGCAGAGAGCTGCATTTCTTCAAGAGCTGGTTGCTTCAACAATCTTTTAG